The genomic interval ATTGACATTCTCAAAGATATTCTTTTCGTTACTCGCTTAGCTTCAGATAGTGACATGATATACATTGGGCGCCATATaagaaaagtctaaaaaaaatcCGTTTTCCACATTATCACCCCACTGAATTTTCCTATTCCCCATTCTCATGTTAGAAACATTTCGACGCAAATATTTGTCAGACTTTCTGTCACCTCTTGTGAAAATTCCTTGATTAACTTCCTCCTAAACGAACGTTAAATCCCATATGGTCTAGCGGTTAGGATTCCTGGCTTTCACCCAGGCGGCCCGGGTTCGACTCCCGGTATGGGAACGGACAATTCTTTTTAtatactttttccttttttttttcctcttttaactcATGCCTCTATTTTGTTCATCTTCTATAGCTCTTCCTTGCAGTTATTTTTAAGGCAAAGTGATACTGCTGATCTATTGACACATTCACTGATTCGATCACGTCATAACTCATCATAACTATATTGTTCTTTCCAAAAATATCCCTCATATCATCTCGACTATGACGCCAACAAAAACCAGTTTCTGATCAACTTTTGCTTGTATTTTACCCAAGTTTTCGATGACAAAAGTTTTAGTTGGTGTTACTGCATGACTGACAAAGCAGCGCCAGTTCCCTATCGCCAGTAGTGGAACGTTTCGCATGTACTACTACTCGGTTACTCGCTGACAGAGCAAAATAACGAAGCCACGCTCACATAAAAAAAGTCTTACTTTTCCTCCTAATGAATTCTCACGTCACGTCTTGGTAACTTATGTCGGAGGCGTTTGCATGACGTGGACGTGTTAGATGTGCGTAAATATGGCGCCGAAGTTGATCTCTCAACAATACTCGGCTGATCCCAGCAGCCGATTCCGCCGAGGTCCTGGATAGATCAACGACGTCGgctttaattttacatttttaaacagCTCGGCATCAAGGCAACTCAGGGATTTGGAGCAAATTTTGAGCTAAGTCTCCGTTGTTTTGCGCATCTCTCAATGTCAGCAACTCGCATCATCGTACAATCAGAAGCACCGCATGTGCATTATGCAAAAACCAAACTCGTGCAGCTCTACAcccaaataaaggaaaaaacaaatgacACTTTTAAAATTCCTTTAATTAGGCATAAAGTTACACATCTTACAATTCACTGAAAGGTACACTGCATAAATATCGGGAAAATCTCGAGTTAATCAAAGGATAAAATCAGGTTTTCAAGGTTTAAGCCAAGGCGAAAATTACGCAAATTCTAAGTAAGGCTATTTCACACTGTGCTAAGTCATAGGGTGTTGGAACAGTACAAATGCAATTCTAAAACATACGTCCGAGCAACCTCTTTCTAGTTTATGGGGCTAGGACAACCTCTGAGATAATTCGAGTCTCATTAGAAATGCTCTCGAAGTAAAGCCTCATAATCTTCAATCTGATTGACCTAAATATGGATATGTGATCTATACTTTACAGATTTCCTCCTGACGTTCAGAGATTAAATCTTTTGAACGGGCAAAATATAAACTCACGAGTAGGCCAAGCCGAAATAAGGTATTTACTAATAATCTTCACTATTCCTAACTCTTTTGAAGACGGTTGCTTAGGTGTCAGCACAAAAGCCAACCCATTCCTATGGCAACATAATAATGTGTAGTGGTAGCTTGCCATGAAATACAACTGCGTACTGTCAAATAGTATTCAGAACGCTGATGTGTAGCGAATGGATATAATTAACTACCGGATGAAAGATAAATACCGAACAATGTTCGTGATAAAACTGTCACAAAGAACTGAGAAAATCTCTCTTTCCATTCATTTCATGCTCCCTTATTCAGCCGCTTCAAAGAAACGCTCCTTTCACTGCTAAGAATTGGCCGATGGACTTTCTTCGACAAATGGCGCGTCATGCCGAAGGAGTACCGACAAATCCCGATGTTTGGCTCCAAGTTCTTCGCCGCATGGTTTCTCGTTTTCCAGGTCATACTCACTGTCCAAACCAGCATGTCACAAAGTAACCATCTGGCCAAGAGCCGAAAATTTCCGAATCAAATGGACCAATGAAAGCGCTGAACGAATTCGTCGCAAGGAAAACAAAGCATAGCCAGAACACTTCAATGAGCCGAAGATCAGGCGTTCTGCATGGACATGTCACTGATTGAGGTTATCACCTAGCTCAGTTCATCCCAGGTTTATAATCAGGTCTCCTAACGGACACTTTGTTTCAATAACTTCAACAAAATTTGAGTACTCATACTCTGCTTGTTCGGTAATTAAAGTTGCGTTATGCTCTGCCCTGAAGAGCCTTGTGGTGAAACATCGATGGCTGTACAATGGAAGTGAAGATGAACTGAACTCGGAAGATCCTCGAATTGATGTCTATGTACAACGAAATAGTTTACGATTggttatttaattttatcttctcTTACTGATCTTTCTTTTCACctgaaaaggataaaaaatgataaCTCCACattaaaacaattcattttGAAGTTAActgtaagagaaaaaaaaagaccaacaaCTATGCAGTATTTGATGAAGAACAAAACTTACAACTAAAGTGGGCTCTTTTCGCTTGGTTGGCGGAGACGCTGATTCTTTGCTCTTTTTAACTGGACTGGAATTTGATTCCTCGGTGTCCTTCTGTGTGAAAAACCAATTTTTAATAACATggagtaaattttaaaacatatgtGACAAACAAAAGGTTATACAACCAAAAAGTCAAAGAAGACGCACCTTTCTTTTGGCTTTAGATGAACTCTTATCTGTCTGTAGAATCACCAAGAGATTaagttaacaaagagaaaaaccaGCACCTCTCGACGAGTGATAACGCTAAATTTGTCAGCATTAGACAACCATTGCCTGAGGTTACACTTAACAGGATTTAAATCCTTAAATTTTATCTACAGAATCGTTACTGCGAGGAACAGAAGGAACGTCCCTaacaaaaaaggataaaatactTTCACGATGAATTTAATGTATACTTACCACCCCGTTTACTTCATTTCGTGATTTCGTCCTGGAACTCTGCTGTGATATTTGTCTGtacataaagaaggaaaagaaatgctGAGCTTTAGTGGCTCTGATGAGCCGTATCATTTACTCTGTGATGGGACACACGCTGGCCTAGTGACCTTCACATTATACCTTGTACTAAGTGGCTTCTTCGGCGACTCCAAACTGGAGGTACCGCTGTCCTGCGTTGGCTCATCTTCGGGTAAAGCATCTAATTCAGACACTAGTCTCTTTGCGGCTCGTCCTCTTCGGGGACTGTTAGattgaaaaaaagacaaaaaaatatcgCAACCTACAGCTGTTGTCTAGAacgaactttttttttattttagttagTGGTGTAAGTTACGCTGGGCCATATCGAacactgatttcttttttcgaaGTATAATTTTCCAAGGTGTTTTAAGTTCTTTGCTTGTTCTCCAATGTAAAGCATGACAAGGcttcaaataaaacaacaaattcaCCAAATGGATTTGACACCAAGATCACCAACAAAACCACTACGGATAACACTTCCTCCATTCACAGCCATTTTTCTTCTCGATAACCCTACGGGAGAACTGTTGACACACCACAGAAGcaaaacgagaaaacaagatCACGCACCTTGGTGATGATTTGGTTGTCGAAGATGACTTTTCTGTTGAGCGTGGACTTTCCGGCGGAGAAGCATTTTTTGGTCGAGAATTTTTACGTTTATCTGACATGTTCAATTGTTTTGCCGAAGTTTTCTTTTCTCGCTTGGTATCCTTGTCTGGGGAAGTTTTCCTTGATTTCTTTGGAGCGGATTTCTCTGAAGAATTAGCTGGTCTTCCTCTTTTCCtagcaaaatatgtttaaataacaaaaaaaaaaacatagcgGCGtgatttttgttatttgattaaaaattcaaaactaacaTTTTCAAGTTGAACAAACCGCCCAtttaaatggagaaaaaaagagcaaaaattcaGAGAACGAAACGCCCTTCCGGGCAAGTTTTGGGATTTTCAGTCAGGCTTAAGGAGAAGTTTTTTTAGAAGTACTTAAACACAAATAAGTCCGAGGGAAGTTTCACATCGAATTTTTTACAATTGCAGAGTCGAATTCTAGCCTCGAAATTAGTGGCCGAGGATGATTCTAGATTGTATAGAAGTTTCCCAGAGGACTTGAAAAaggattgatattgtattcattacctatttttttaaaaaattcttttctaaCCTCACAGATGTTTGCTCCTCAGGGGGACTAGCAAACCCACTTTCAGAAGTCTCTGAGGAAGATTCTTCTCTGTCCGCCTCTTTCCCTTTCTCCTTTGAAGTACTTCTCGGACTCTTCGAAGTTCTgaataaacaatacaaaataattcAAGCTTTTCACGGCAAATAAATATTCGCACAATCTTTTCGTGGGCCGTGCCAACACTTTCTTCATACGAATCAAAAGCTTATCCCTCACTCTCGGTTTCCATTAAGTGACTAGGGATAATGTTACTCCCCCTCCCCGCCCCCTAGAATGCCAGTTCATCGCAggttacccctcccccctccccacttCCAATTTTTTCAGGCGTTCCTGGCAGTTGGCCGGAACCCATATATACTCCTGGGGTCGAAAGGGTCGGTGTACTGATAAAGGAAACTGTCCTACTCAGGCACGCAACAAAATTATTCCAAACAGGGTTCGTACACAGCCCCAGTATCTCCTAAGAGTGAAGTCACACCAATTCAGGGgggaagtttctaaagaaactgtggtactgcgtcggtgggagagtataacagtgtaatttcgtattatcaactgagtcgataacgtaaggggaagagtttcaaagctgacgcttcgagctttagcccttcgtcagagcgaatggggAAACCAAATTGAGTTCATCCTTACTTGCTTTGAGATTTCACTGGTGTTTTCTTGTCACTCTTGGCGGAGGTTTTAGATGATGACTTTGATGGCGTCAACTTCGACTCAACTGCGCTTCCCTTCTTTTGTCCCTAAATGACGAGTCATAATAAACAGTTAATACTCTttaaatcaagttctttttcattaGAACGCCACACGTTGCTTACCTTgacttaaaatttacaaattacGTGGGAAGCCCGTGGCAGACCAAGTTAAAAATTCGCTCGAGTGTCGTAATAGCTGTCACGTCGGACATTTTTAAAACGTGCATGACGTCTTAACTTTCGCGCGGAAGGCATTTAGAAAAGCTCACACGGGACTTCCCTACACAAACATCACTTCCCTTCTTCGAATTATTGcggtttaaaaataaattcgcAGAGGAAAGTACTCAAGTGATCTTCGTCTGCTGTTAGATTCAGCAACGTGAGACGATTTTGTTGATCAAGCGCGATGGAACAGCGATGTGCACGAGTGTGCTTCACCTCTTGCCTTAATTTCCGATTTTCACGGTAAATAAAGGTAActaaaactgttttgtttagCGCTTTTACCACCTCCATTATGACTATCAGTCGGCTTCAGGGATCAGTGACATTTGCAACTAACCTTTACATTTATCACAGACAGCAGTATCTCACGTAAACGCCCTCAGGCGTCTTGCTAAGGTTTAATCAAGGAAAGCTTCACCACAAATACCTTTGCAGTTGTGAATTGGAATCCTTTCGGTAAGTAATTTTTAGTGTTCGGACCACCTCCCTGCAAACGTAACACAAAGGTTATTCGtacggaaaaagaaaaaagtttctaTTCCTACAAAAAACCAAAGATTTCATGATAAAAATGCATTGAGACATCACGAAAGCACTATAAAAATTGTCTGAAAAATTATCAGACTCCTGTACTTCAAAAATCGTGTTACCATAAAAAGCATAAGGTGCTTCTCAAATCTGTCACAAAACACTTATTGAAACTGAATCCGTTGTGTGACGCTGGTGACATAAAAGTACATAACGCAACGCTCCTTCTTGGTAGCGCCATTGCGTGACCTTTACCATTTTCAGAGTCGTCAAGAAAAGCGCACCACAAGCGGATGTGAACAGAATACATTTCTGAATGAGTCCCTTGACACCTTATTCGCGTTAGCTACCATCTTTTTAAAGCGTTTACATCGTTAGCAGAGGTAAGATGTTCAAGCCCTTACCTCGGAAGGTACAAAGAACCTTTTTGGCAAAACAAGATTGCCGGGAAATTCTTTTAGAACAAAAGTGTGGACctagtgaaaaaaacaaacattgacaAAAATTAATACAGTTTAAAGTTCACTGCAACGTGTTGGATTTTATGTAAAAGCCATCGACACGGGACGTCAAAAGTATGCGACGCAATGGGAAAcagaaagaacagaaaaagaaaataaactgcgACGAGGAACAAGTAAATTACAGAGTCAGACAGCTACCTTGTTTAGGATCAGTCCCAGAGCAAGATCACAAACTGTGTAAAGattctggtaaaaaaaattactatatGTTAGAAGGCACAAAAATCGTACTTTTCTTCATTGCAACAATCCTCAAGATATGTATTTCTGTCCACGCTGTTTTGTGCTCTTCTGAGAACCAGCCACAAGAAAAACACAACAGGACCAATCATATTTTATTCCCTTAAGTGGgcaggatttttttcttttttttgggggggggggggggcctgGCCTGGTTTCTTAGAAGGAACGAAGcggggatcagtcgtcgccaacagagtgtAAAGGGGACGCTATTGTTAACTGCTAATGAGGTAGGGATCATAGAAATatactacagagccttaagAAGGGATCAAGTGAATTTTATCTCGACACAATCAAATCCTCCAAACAGCCCTctccttcctccccccccccccccccccactcatGCGATAATGACCGGTCCCTTGCCAACAAAGGAAATCGttgcaaatttttcttgttgctgGTAATATATCGCTGGTAGATCACATTTGCGTGTTTACCTTGTTTACTTCTTCATCGTCTGGTGCTTGCGCGTCTTTGGTTTCTTTGACGTTTTCAACCAGCTTCTTCAGGAAGCTGTAGTTATCAGCTTTGGCCATAATCGGCTCCATGAAGAACCAAAGATAACTTagggaaatggaaaagaaaaagggcaATTTCTAACCGAGTTTCAAAGAAGAgcgctttttgattgagtgtcgtaagaccaaaaccaaagtaataacaacaaccaatcagaacaaaggaaaatgtcacaaagagccaatgagaacgcCCCAGGCATAATTCCCTAGAGTTTTCTACGCTCGTTGTTACAATTATAGGATGCCAAATTGAGAGGGTGCCACAAACGAGCTATTTAGACGGCGACAGCAACGAGTTCTGGGCTATTCTTAGCCGGAAAATCATGCacttatgtccagaaatgcacgCAGTAATGTAAATGGCAGATTTAACGACATTTCCTCAAACTGAGTGAATGTTCATggatttgatgattttggcgAATTTTAGTCATATTCGTCAAAGCGAAATCAGCTTGGCGGATTTGACGATATCAACAAATTTTCGCCATTTTTGTTACTGTATGCATTTTTGGAATCTTATTACACAattaactgtatttttttcctcctttacaACCCATGATGTGATGTTTTTCGAAAAGTACAGAATTTTGACATAAAATGTGATCGAAATAAATCCTCAACGGTAACAGAAGTGGCACTAAAAATTCACCCGTAGGCATAAGAAAACCATAACTAAATCTTACTCTTTGAATTGCACTAGTGTCTCGTGATCATCTTGTTTGAAGTCTGGGTGATGGGCCAGCATATGGATAACACACGGCAGAGCATACTCCGGGAGAATAGAGTGAGAACATTctaaaagacaacaacaacaacaacaaccataaAATAAGTAAGCtacaaataatgattttaacGTAGTGTTGTCTGCTCTTCTTACCTTGTGCCGCTGAATGCTGTTTCAAGTAATCTCGTCGTGTCTTGACGTTCTTAGTAATCATTTGTCTAACCTGAAAAGTAAGTCCAATGCAACAAACGTTAGACTCTTTTAAGCCTTGATTCCACAAACGTCTGTCAGCCGAGTCCTCGTTTTCATCTTTTCAAAGTGTTGAACTTTACAGTACTTTACctgtgttttcctttccttaacAGGTTCAGGTGCTGCCAGCGCAAATATCCCCAGATATTCCAGAGGAAGTTTTAGTACATCTTCAGCCTTGTGAAGCTTCTTGGTGAACTTGTCACGCACCTCATAACAAGGGTCcttcaacaaaagaaagcacAAAATGACACATGAAAATGGATCATTTTTCTTCGTCCTCAGGCAAACAATTCAATCACAACCACCGGCAAAAGCATCAAGGTTAGTTTTGATAGAGTAGAATCAAGTCCCGTTTAATTTCAACATTGTTTTGGATCAACCATCGCTATTGGactattttttacaatttttcaatgGTTTTCAGATTAAAAACTTTATACTGTGTTAACGACGACTAATACCCACTCCGTTCCCCATAAAAACCACGAGACTCCACCCAAAATCTCCCGGGCCACCCCACCCCCAGGGGACAAGTAATGACTGGTGCATAATGGATACCTTTCACCCATCACAAAATTATCTAGAGTTATTGTTCGCACAAGCTTCATGTTGAAATTGCATAACCCCTCTTCTCATTCTGCACAACAAAAATATCTACCTTGCAGCATTAATCACTCAGATGAACGTCTCCGATCTCAATCCATACATTCAAATTTTACCTGCATTACCAATGAGAGCCGCTGAAAATTTTCCAAGGTTATGTATTCAATGTAATGGGGTTCCTGTGCAATCTTGATCATGCCACAGGCCGCTGCCAGTCGAAGTCTTGAACAATCAGCAGCTCTTCAGACAGCAGTAAGAGAACAAGAACAATGAGTTTATTTAAATTGATGCAGAGGCTTAGACAAAAATATAGAGTCCTGCCAGCTAATTTTGCGTGATTGTTCCTATGTATTCCAATTTTATGCGGAAAATTGGCGTGCTACTAGTCAAAATTGATATTCTAGCGCATGTTCAACGTTAGGCCACTGTTCTACCATGAATGTTTGGTTCGAACGATAAAATCCCCCAAATATTTTCCACATACTTACTTCACGCAACCCTGCTGTTGTAAGTCTCCTTTATGGGTGAGCATACTGTCCAACAATCTAAGCACAGGCTGAACGGACGACTTGTGGTTTCCCTGCCGGCCTCGCAGCCACTTCACCAGCAGACGTATACCTTTGATCTTCGTTTGCGTTTCTTGAGTAACATCCCTGTCTTCACACCACTCCCCTTCACTTTCATTCGAATCTACCATCTCCCCCCTGTCTTTCATCAAGAGTTCCTTAACGACAAAATCTCTAACAATGGCTGGCCTTTGTGTCTCGAACAGAGATGGCGCTAAAAGTGCGATCTCACCAAGAGCTGTCAGTGTAGTCAGTAAAAGAGGACAATCGTAGCTCAAGGAACTGACAAGATTCTGcgataaaattgaattataatttgaaaaactgttaTGTCAATCTGCATCTAATAAAGGGCTTGAATAGAAATATAAGTTCGAGTCCAATAGAGCTAACTGTACCATCAAAGTACTCAAACCCTGGGGCACAGTGTTTTTCCCCATACGGAACTCGTGCTAGCGCGTGACtcgcgttaaaaaaaaaatagcgtgGCATTTTTTCGCTCGTACTCCGCGGTATATTTTTCACGCTCATCATCTTGCGCATCGATTTGCGAAAAAATAAGcagtacattttttttaaacgctCATTATCTTACGCGTTATTTGTGAAAAAACAAGCGGCTTTCTTTTGCCTCATCATGTATAAATACTGATATCTATGGGCACACCATCACAAAAAAGCTGCATGCCTCGTGCCAATTAAGATTGAGATGGAGACATCAGCGAATCTGAATCACAATGACATTTTGAGGTACATGTAgactctttttaaaaacacttaCTGTAAAGACACGATCAAACGGCTGTGAAGAAGCAGCAGAAATCTTTGCAATGGATCTCAGCGAGTGCTTGGCTTGGCAAGGAGTTCCCTTTAATGCTAATTTGGACAAGACTGGATGATAATAATTGGCCAATGACTTGTTGACTTTTTCAATTCCATCTCCAGTCAAGGCCAGCATCTTTAGTGAATGATCGACTATTTCTTgatctttgtttttcaggaaaacCAGCAGCTGTTGAAAAGTGTCGTCATTTTGAAACTGGGAAGGAAATACACCAGCCAGACCCTGAAAAAGATTCCGTAAAATTTAAGCTTTGACTGTCCATACATAACCCTTTGATTCCAGAGAGTGACTTacagctaatttctccttacaatgacaccccttaatcacacattaaggtcgcgagaataaagcaaataatcaccaactaaaagagcTCTtggttgtcaaacaaattctcttcgtCAGTACCTTAGGATAgagagagaacagtatagagaatatgcatactgatgttacggAGTAACGGGTTAAGCGTGGGAGAAACAGTGACCTAGCGACCTGGGccgagttgttcaaagctgggttaagataacccaggattagcgtgaaatttgatttcagatctgaaagcttaaaaaaagatccagcgtaattttttttgtctacaatgTTGTGACTACATGCTctaaagaaaatagagaaatttatttcaaacaggcttctgaacaaaggaattaaAGAAACCCggaataaaatttaaccttgggttagcgCCAATCAGCCGTCCAACAACTGAGCCCTGGTGTGCAGGGCGCTTCCTGTCAGGCCACTGTCTCCCACGCTTAACCcttttacatcctaacatcagtatgtatattctccatactgttctcaataaatttcctagagtgctgacgaggagaatttgtttaccaatctAATGCTTTtgcagttggtgatcatttcctttattcttgtgaccttcatgcgtgattcagggttgatttAGTTAGGAGAAgatagatgctagtcactcttggggaaAAAAGAGTTCAACGTTATATATAAGAGCAGTTAAACGTCAAACACGTGCAAGTAGGCAGCCGCGCgtcaatttcccgcgcaaaatttcaacggaaaacataagaaacgaCCGCTGTCACGCAAATTCgcgccaaaaaaaattaaaaatttgccgaaatttgtaaaaggaaacaaaactaaagaaaaggaaaaatcgaGACTTTTCGAACAAGAAGCTCATTAAATTACGGGTAATCTGATGATTTAAACCCTTCGCTTTAGTTTGTCTCTAACACAGATTAAAAATTACAACGTTCGCATATGACGTTTGACCACTGTGTTCAGAAAACCACTCGTCTCACCAATAACAGTGCCAGCCCCTTTTTCCCGACAGGTTTTATCCCAGAGCTTTCGTGCCACTCATactcatcatcctcatcatcagCAAGCCCTTCAATGGCATCTTTC from Pocillopora verrucosa isolate sample1 chromosome 14, ASM3666991v2, whole genome shotgun sequence carries:
- the LOC131789720 gene encoding sister chromatid cohesion protein PDS5 homolog B-like isoform X1, which gives rise to MPRNESGSSPRKRAAATDLHERLSKDELIKRLKNLAHELSNADQTDRAEKYGTVAQSLVSPFILKHRDKDVKAHAACCLADILRIHAPEAPYDEEQLKAVFLMMTNQLKGLGNTKSNLSKKSFYLLESLALVKSFNICLELDFQDIILQLFKVLFQVVNENHSNKIQNFMLDVMCPIIQEGDSIPQELLDTVLVNIIEPQKSENVVAYKLTCEFIKRTSSSLEPYLQMFFNSSLALGKTADSILAENIYDLILELNRICPSVLLSVVPQLEFKLKSEDVEERLSVTELLGQMFSEQDSELATQNKALWNSYLGRFVDISVDVRVECIKRCKEFLKNHPDLVADISDKLHERQRDPDERVRQEVVITICDAAAENISGVSDQLLNDVCERTRDKKWHVRREAMMCLGKLYKKMTTGATANRTAAKKLSWVPSKLLHCYYLNTPENRLCVERILIGCLVPVSLEADQKMKRLLHIYCKLDEAAVSAFHGILTCQQRVRTDIADLIELSTGEKSQDNETLVFSKIISLARAFPDAFKFQENLKKLRGMIKEPSLRELLKTCVNPNVGCSNVFKAVSDVVVRLGSKHPVLETLKALLDRAAPLLVDEHCIKALFKLVKDAIEGLADDEDDEYEWHESSGIKPVGKKGLALLLGLAGVFPSQFQNDDTFQQLLVFLKNKDQEIVDHSLKMLALTGDGIEKVNKSLANYYHPVLSKLALKGTPCQAKHSLRSIAKISAASSQPFDRVFTNLVSSLSYDCPLLLTTLTALGEIALLAPSLFETQRPAIVRDFVVKELLMKDRGEMVDSNESEGEWCEDRDVTQETQTKIKGIRLLVKWLRGRQGNHKSSVQPVLRLLDSMLTHKGDLQQQGCVKAADCSRLRLAAACGMIKIAQEPHYIEYITLENFQRLSLVMQDPCYEVRDKFTKKLHKAEDVLKLPLEYLGIFALAAPEPVKERKTQVRQMITKNVKTRRDYLKQHSAAQECSHSILPEYALPCVIHMLAHHPDFKQDDHETLVQFKDYLWFFMEPIMAKADNYSFLKKLVENVKETKDAQAPDDEEVNKNLYTVCDLALGLILNKVHTFVLKEFPGNLVLPKRFFVPSEGGGPNTKNYLPKGFQFTTAKGQKKGSAVESKLTPSKSSSKTSAKSDKKTPVKSQSKTSKSPRSTSKEKGKEADREESSSETSESGFASPPEEQTSVRKRGRPANSSEKSAPKKSRKTSPDKDTKREKKTSAKQLNMSDKRKNSRPKNASPPESPRSTEKSSSTTKSSPSPRRGRAAKRLVSELDALPEDEPTQDSGTSSLESPKKPLSTRQISQQSSRTKSRNEVNGVTDKSSSKAKRKKDTEESNSSPVKKSKESASPPTKRKEPTLVVKRKISKRR
- the LOC131789720 gene encoding sister chromatid cohesion protein PDS5 homolog B-like isoform X2; the protein is MPRNESGSSPRKRAAATDLHERLSKDELIKRLKNLAHELSNADQTDRAEKYGTVAQSLVSPFILKHRDKDVKAHAACCLADILRIHAPEAPYDEEQLKAVFLMMTNQLKGLGNTKSNLSKKSFYLLESLALVKSFNICLELDFQDIILQLFKVLFQVVNENHSNKIQNFMLDVMCPIIQEGDSIPQELLDTVLVNIIEPQKSENVVAYKLTCEFIKRTSSSLEPYLQMFFNSSLALGKTADSILAENIYDLILELNRICPSVLLSVVPQLEFKLKSEDVEERLSVTELLGQMFSEQDSELATQNKALWNSYLGRFVDISVDVRVECIKRCKEFLKNHPDLVADISDKLHERQRDPDERVRQEVVITICDAAAENISGVSDQLLNDVCERTRDKKWHVRREAMMCLGKLYKKMTTGATANRTAAKKLSWVPSKLLHCYYLNTPENRLCVERILIGCLVPVSLEADQKMKRLLHIYCKLDEAAVSAFHGILTCQQRVRTDIADLIELSTGEKSQDNETLVFSKIISLARAFPDAFKFQENLKKLRGMIKEPSLRELLKTCVNPNVGCSNVFKAVSDVVVRLGSKHPVLETLKALLDRAAPLLVDEHCIKALFKLVKDAIEGLADDEDDEYEWHESSGIKPVGKKGLALLLGLAGVFPSQFQNDDTFQQLLVFLKNKDQEIVDHSLKMLALTGDGIEKVNKSLANYYHPVLSKLALKGTPCQAKHSLRSIAKISAASSQPFDRVFTNLVSSLSYDCPLLLTTLTALGEIALLAPSLFETQRPAIVRDFVVKELLMKDRGEMVDSNESEGEWCEDRDVTQETQTKIKGIRLLVKWLRGRQGNHKSSVQPVLRLLDSMLTHKGDLQQQGCVKAADCSRLRLAAACGMIKIAQEPHYIEYITLENFQRLSLVMQDPCYEVRDKFTKKLHKAEDVLKLPLEYLGIFALAAPEPVKERKTQVRQMITKNVKTRRDYLKQHSAAQECSHSILPEYALPCVIHMLAHHPDFKQDDHETLVQFKDYLWFFMEPIMAKADNYSFLKKLVENVKETKDAQAPDDEEVNKNLYTVCDLALGLILNKVHTFVLKEFPGNLVLPKRFFVPSEGGGPNTKNYLPKGFQFTTAKGQKKGSAVESKLTPSKSSSKTSAKSDKKTPVKSQSKTSKSPRSTSKEKGKEADREESSSETSESGFASPPEEQTSVRKRGRPANSSEKSAPKKSRKTSPDKDTKREKKTSAKQLNMSDKRKNSRPKNASPPESPRSTEKSSSTTKSSPSPRRGRAAKRLVSELDALPEDEPTQDSGTSSLESPKKPLSTRQISQQSSRTKSRNEVNGVTDKSSSKAKRKDTEESNSSPVKKSKESASPPTKRKEPTLVVKRKISKRR